One genomic segment of Clostridium saccharoperbutylacetonicum N1-4(HMT) includes these proteins:
- a CDS encoding GTP pyrophosphokinase: MGQSEENSKIVRENDEMIISPEFVEEKVEELNEVLLVYRSAIKEVRTKLEILDDELKIKRKRNPIEYMKSRVKTPGSIMDKLHRKGLEMSIESAKKNLNDIAGIRVICSFVGDIYEIAKMLIRQDDITLIEEKDYISTPKSNGYRSLHLVVEIPIFFSDHVEPVKVEVQIRTIAMDFWASLEHKLYYKTSGESPTHITRDLKECAELIASTDMRMQDIHNEVEKLR; this comes from the coding sequence ATGGGGCAGTCGGAAGAAAATAGTAAAATTGTTAGGGAAAATGATGAAATGATTATTTCACCAGAATTTGTTGAAGAGAAGGTAGAAGAGTTAAACGAAGTTTTGTTAGTTTATCGCTCAGCTATTAAAGAAGTGAGAACTAAATTAGAGATATTAGATGATGAACTAAAAATAAAGAGAAAAAGAAATCCAATAGAATATATGAAGTCTAGAGTAAAAACGCCAGGCAGCATTATGGATAAACTACATCGCAAAGGTCTTGAAATGAGTATTGAATCTGCAAAAAAGAATCTTAATGATATTGCAGGTATCAGAGTTATATGCTCTTTTGTAGGAGATATATACGAAATTGCAAAGATGCTTATAAGGCAAGATGATATAACATTAATTGAAGAAAAGGATTATATAAGTACCCCAAAGTCTAATGGTTATAGAAGTCTACATTTGGTTGTAGAAATACCAATATTTTTCTCTGATCATGTGGAGCCTGTTAAAGTTGAGGTTCAAATAAGAACCATTGCCATGGATTTTTGGGCAAGCCTTGAACATAAATTGTATTACAAAACTTCTGGAGAAAGTCCAACACATATTACACGAGATTTAAAGGAATGTGCAGAACTTATAGCATCAACAGATATGAGGATGCAGGATATACATAATGAAGTTGAAAAATTAAGATGA